GCCCGATCCGGTCATCATCACCTGCGCCGTGACAGGCGGCATCCATACGCCGTCCATGTCGCCGCACCTGCCTATCACGCCCGACGAGATCGTGGCCGACGCGCTCGGCGCGGCCGAAGCCGGCGCCTCGATCCTGCATCTGCATGCCCGCAACCCCGAGGACGGCCGCCCCGACCAGACGGTCGAGGGCTTCATGCGCTTCCTGCCGCGGCTGAAGCAGGCCACGAACGCCGTCATCAACCTGACCTCGGGCGGCTCGCCGCACATGAAGCTCGAGGAGCGGGTGAAGCCCGCGGCCCAGCTGAAGCCCGAGGTGGCCTCGCTCAACATGGGCTCGATGAACTTCGGCCTCTTCCCGCTGATCGAGCGCTACCCGGACCTGAAATACGACTGGGAGCGCACGCATTTCGAGGCGACGCGGGATGTGGTGTTCCGCAACACCTTCAAGGATATCGAATATATCCTCACCTCCTGCTCGGCCAACGGCACGCGCTTCGAGTTCGAGTGCTACGACATCTCGCATCTCTACAATCTCGCGCATTTCGTGGACCGCGGCCTCGTGAAGCCGCCGTTCTTCGTCCAGTCGGTCTTCGGGATCCTCGGCGGCATCGGCACCCATCCCGAGGATGTGGCGCACATGAAGCGGACGGCCGACCGGCTGTTCGGGTCCGATTACCGCTGGTCGGTGCTGGGCGCGGGCTCGGCGCAGCTGCGCATCGTGGCGCAGGCCGCGGCCATGGGCGGCAACGTGCGGGTGGGGCTCGAGGATTCGCTCTGGGCCGGCCGCGGACGGCTCGCCACCTCGAGCGCCGAGCAGGTGCGCCTTGCGCGCAAGATCATCGAGGGTCTGGGGCTCGAAGTGGCCAGCCCCGACGAGGCGCGCCGGATGCTCGCGCTGAAGGGCGGAGCCGACGTCGGCTTCTGAAAGCACGTCATCGCATGTGAGGCCGGCCCTGCCGCCTCACCGTCAAGGGGGAGGAAACGCTCATGAAAAGAAGAACCGTTCTGAAGAGCTTCGCCGGAGCCGCCGCGCTTCTGGGGATGAACGCCACCTACCTGCGCGCCCAGTCGGGGCCGATCCGCGTCGGCGCGGCCTTCGCGCTGAGCGGGGTGGGGGCGCCCGTGGGCAAGCAGATGCTGGCCGGGACCGAAGTGGCGGCCATGCAGATCAACAAGGCCGGAGGCCTCCTCGGCCGCGAGGTCGAGCTCGTGATCCGCGACGACAAATACAACAGCTCGGAATCGGTCGCCGTGGCGCGCGAGCTGGCGGGCGACGGGATCAACCTCCTGCTCGGCGGCTCGCAGACGGTGACGGCGCTCGGCCTCGCCCCGCTCGCGCCCGAGCTGAACATGGCGGTCATGATCGTCGCGGCCGCGGGGATGCCCGTCACGCACGAGCTCTTCAACCCCAACATCTTCCGGGCCACGGCCAACAACTACACGCAATACAGCTCGCTCGGCCGGGTGCTGATCGAGCAGAACCCCGACGTCCGCACCTGGGTGTCGCTCGCCCCCGACGGCGACTTCGGGCGCGACTCGGCGCTCTTCTTCGGCAAGGCCGTCGAGAAATATGCGCCGGGCGAGAAGCCCACCGTGCTCGACACGATCTATACCCAGGCCACCGCCACCGACTTCCGCACCCAGATCAACCAGCTCATGAGCTCGGACGCCGAGGGGCTCTATATCGGCATCGCGGCCTCGGCGCAGATCAGCTTCTTCCAGCAGGCGCGCAGCGTCGGCCTCTACGACAAGTTCAAGGCCATCGGCGAGGTGGGCAACGGCGACATCACCGGCAAGGCGATGGGGCGCAACACGCACCCGAACCTCTGGTCGGTCTGCCACTGGATCTACAATGCCGAGCCCTTCGCGAGCAATCCGGTCAGCAAGCAGCTCTACGAGGATTATGTGACGCTGAAGGGCGACGAGATGCCCTCGGCGCAGGTGGCGGCGGGCCATCGCGCGGCCATGGCGATCTTCGAGGGCATCCGCGCCGCGGGCTCGACCGAGACCGAGGCGGTTCTCGCGGCCATCGAGGATGTGGAATTCGAGACGGTGGGCGGCCCGGTCAGCTTCCGCAAGGAAGACCACCAGCTGGTGAACACCAACTACTATTCCCAGATGGGGCCGTCGCGCGAAGAGCCCTTCTTCGCCTTCAACAAGGTGGTGAGCATCGACGCGGCCGAGATGATCGAGCCCGCCACGCCCGGCAAGGCGTTCGACATCTCCGAGCTGCCGCAATGAGCTCGCAGGCCGTCTTCGTCCTGTTCAACGGCATGGCGCAGGGGATGGCCTTCTTCCTCGTCGCGGCGGGCCTGACCTGGGTGTTCGGGATCCTCAAGATCCTGAACCTTGCCCACGGCGCCTTCTTCATGCTGGGCGCCTATATCGCCTACAGCGTGGGCGGCGCCTGGCCTGCCTCGATCTGGACCTTCCTCGCCGTGGCGCTCGTCGCCGCGGCGGCGGTGGGGGTGCTCGGCTATCTGACCGATGTGCTGGTGCTGCGCCGGCTGCGCAACGTCGACTACCATTATGCGCTGATCGCGACCTTCGGGCTCATGCTCTTCTGCGAGGGGGTGGCGAAGGCCATCTGGGGCACCGACTATTTCGCCGTCATGCCCCCGCCCGAGGTCGACCGCGCCATCGTCGTCGGCGGCTCCTACATCTCGGTCTATACGCTCTTCGTGATCGGCACGGGGCTCGTGCTCTATGCCGCGCTCGAGATCGTCATGCACCGCACCTGGGCCGGAAAGATCATGCGCGCGGTCTCGAACGATCCCTGGATGGCCGGAACGGTGGGCATCAACGTGCCGCTCGTCCTGATGCTGTCGGTGGTGGCGAGCTTCGTGCTGGCGGGCTTTGCGGGCGGCGTCCTCGTGCCGAACCAGGCGCTGTCGCCGCATGTGGGTGCCTCGTTCGTGCTCTATGCCTTCATGGCGGTGGTGATCGGCGGGCTCGGCAGCATCCGCGGCACCTTCCTCGCCTGCATCCTCCTCGGCATCGTCGAGAGCGCCAACGCCACCTTCATGGCGCAGTATGGCGGGATCGCGATCTACATCCTCCTCGCCGTCGCGCTCGTGTGGAAACCGAACGGCCTCTTCCCCGCACAAGGAACGACCTGATGTCTGAAGCCTCCCTCGCCTCGGCAGAGGGCCGGCGGAGCGGCACCGAGACGCGTCTCGGGCTCCTGTGCCTGGCCGTGCTGGTGGTCCTGCTGTTTCTCGCGCCGGGCCTCGTGAACCCGGGCATCCTCTTCGTCATCGGCATGACGCTGATCCAGGCGGTCTTCGCTTTGTCCTGGAACCTGCTCTTCGGCTTCACCGGGCTTGCGAGCTTCGGCCATGCCGGCTTCTTCGCCATCGGCGCCTATTTCACCGGGGCGGCGCTGCGCTACGATTTCCACCTGCCGTTCCTCGCCGTGCTGGCGGTGGCGGGCCTTCTCGGCGCGCTGGTGGCGCTGGCCATCGGGGTCGTGGCGCTGAAGCGGCTGACGGGGATCTTCCTCGCGGTTCTGACCGTGGCGCTGACCGAGGCCATGGCCAAGATCATCGGCTTCTCGCCCGCGCTCGGAGAGCAGGACGGGCTGGGCAACATCCCCCGCCCGGTGATCGAGATGGGCCTGTTCCAGATCGACCTCACCCACGGCGACGACTATTACCGCTTCCTCGTCGTGGCCACCGTCCTCATCGTGGCGGCGCTCTGGTGGGTGGTCCATTCGCGCCTCGGCCGCACCTTCCGCGCGATCCGCGAGGATGCCGACCGCGCCCGCTTCGTGGGCATCGACGTGGCGCGCTACCGGGTGATCTCCTTCATGATCTCGGGCGGCACCGCGGCGCTCGCGGGCGCGCTCTCGGCGCCGCTGACCCGGATCGTGACGCTCGATCAGGTGAACTGGCTCGCCTCGACCCAGCCGATCCTGAACTCGCTTCTGGGCGGCTTCACCTCGTTCTGGGGGCCGATCGTGGGCTCGGCGGCCTTCAGCACGATCAACTACTTCACCCGCGGCTTCCCGGGCCTGTCCGAGATCATGGTGGGCGGCATCCTCGTCGTCGTGATCCTCGTGGCGCCCACGGGCATCCTCGGGCTTCTGGGCAAGCTGCGCCGGAGCGCGCTCGGCAAAGGAGGCCGCAAATGACCGGCACCCCCCTCCTGACCGCCACCGACCTGCGCGTGAGCTACGGCGCCTTCCATGTCATCAAGGGCGTGAGCCTCTCGGTGAATGCAGGCGACGCGCTGGCCATCATCGGCCCGAACGGGGCGGGCAAGTCCACGCTCTTCAAGGCGCTGACCGGTGAGATCTCCTGCCGGAGCGGCGAGGTGCGCTTCCGCGGCAAGGACGTGACCGCGCTGCCCGCCCATCTGCGCACCGCCGAAGGCATGGGCCGCACCTTCCAGGTCTCGCGGGTGTTCCTCGAACTGACCGCGCTCGCCAATGTGATCGTGGCGCTCGAATCCCGCCAGCGCTGCAAGAAGCGGGGGCAGGGGCGCTGGTGGCGCGCGGCCCCCGAGCCCGCGCTGGTGGAGGAGGCGGGGCATCTCTTGTCGCAGCTGGGCATCGCTCATCTGCGCCACGAGGTGGCCGCCACCATCTCGCACGGCGACCGCAAGCGGCTGGAGCTTGCCCTCGCGCTCGCGCTCGACCCGCTGATCCTCATGCTCGACGAGCCCACCGCCGGCATGGCCCCCGCCGACCGGATGCATATCGTCGATCTGATCCTCTCCATCCGCGCCGAGAAGGGCGTGGCCGTCATCATGACCGAGCACGACATGGACGTGATCTTCTCGATCTCCGAGCAGGTGATGGTGCTGAACTATGGCGAGGTGATCGCCGCCGGCACCGTGGACGAGGTGCGCAACAGCCAGACCGTGCGCGAGGTCTATCTGGGCAAGGACATGTATCATGCTGAAGGTTGAGCGGCTGGATGCCTTTTACGGCCAGAGCCACATCCTGCACGGGATCGACCTGTCGGTGGACGAGGGCCGGCGCACGACCGTGCTGGGCCGCAACGGGGCGGGCAAGTCCACGCTCCTGAAATCCATCACCAATTCCGGGCCGAAGGTCGAGGGCAGCGTCTCGCTTCAGGGCCGCCCGCTCGGCAGCCGCGCCTGGTTCCGCCGCGCCAAGGACGGCGTGGCCTTCGTGCCCGAGGACCGGCGCATCTTCACCCACATCACGGTGGAGGAGAATATCGAGCTCGGCCGGTTCGGCGCCACGGCCGCGCGCCCGGTGGTGCCGGCGGCCCAGATCTACGAGTGGTTCCCCATGCTCGGGCCGCTCCGCGCGCGCCTCGGCGGCCAGCTCAGCGGCGGGCAGCAGCAGATGCTGGCCGTGGCCCGCGCGGTGGCCGCGCGGCCGCGGCTCCTGCTCCTCGACGAGCCGACCGAGGGGCTCGCCCCCGTCATCGTCGAGGATCTGGCCAAGATCGTGGCCCGGATCTGCGACGAGCTGGGCATCACCCTGCTTCTCGTCGAGCAGAACATCTGGTTCGGCCGCCAGACGACCGACCGGGTCTATGTGCTCGACACCGGCTCCGTCGTCTTCTCGGGCTCCTGGGCCGAGTTCGACCGGGACGAAACCATCCGCAACCGCCATCTGGCGCTTGCCTGACACATCTCTGGGAGGAGACATCATGACCAGGTTCGAAGGACGGACCGCGCTCGTCACCGGCGGCGCGAACGGGATCGGCCGTGCCAGCGCGATCGCATTCGCCGAGCAGGGCGCCCGCGTGGGCATCCTCGACATCGAGGAGGGCCCGCTGGCCGAGACCGCCGAGGCGATCCGCGCCAAGGGCGGGCGCGTGGTGACCGTCGTCACCGACATGCGCGACCGCGCAGCCGTCAAGGCCGCCATCGGTCAGGTCGAGGCCGAACTCGGGCCGATCGACCTCCTCCTCAACAACGTGGGTCAGACCGCGCGCAAGAATGCCTCGGAATTCCTCGATTCCGTGCCCGAGACCTGGGACTTCGTGGTGGATCTGAACCTCATGGTGACCTTCTACGTCACCTGGACGGTCGCCAAGGGCATGAAGGAGCGCGGCTTCGGCCGCATCGTGAACATCTCGTCGGATTCGACCCTCGTGGGCGAGCGCAGCATCGTCGACTATGTCGCGGCGAAATCGGGCGTCTCGGGCTTCACCCGCGGGCTTGCGCGCGAACTCGCGCCCTTCGGCATCACCGTGAATGCGGTCGCCCCCGGCGTGACCAACACCCGCGGCCCGAAGCAGCTGCCGAAGGAAGTCTACGATGCGGCGCTGGCCGAGATCCCGCTCGGCCATCTGGCCGAGCCCGAGGATATCGCCAATGCGATCACCTTCCTCGCCAGCCAGGAGGCGCGCTGCATCACCGGACAGATGCTGACCGTCAACGGCGGCCGGATCTTCTACTGAGGGGCGCGAGATGCTGCACAATACCGGAAGCCACTGGATCTATTACGACCTGATCGGCGCGCCCGACGCGCCGGTCGTCTGCATGAGCCACTCGCTGACCTCGGACCACGGCATGTGGGCCGAGCAGGTGCCCGCCTTGCTCGAGGCCGGGTTCCAGGTGCTCAGGATCGACACCCGCGGCCACGGCGGCAGCAGCGCCCCGCCCGGCGACTACCGGATCGAGGAACTGGCCGGCGACGTGCTCTCGGTGCTCGACGCGCTCGGGTTCGAGAGCGGCGTCCACATGATCGGCCTGTCGATGGGCGGCATGATCGGGCAGGTGATCGCGGCCGACCATCCCGGCCGGCTCGCCTCGCTCATGGTCTGCTGCTCGGCCTCGAAATGGATGGGCGACACCGAGCTGATGAAGGGGCGCATCCGCGCGGTGAAGGAGTCCGGCACGCTCGAGAGCATCGTCGCGGCCAACATGGAACGCCGCTACGGCCCGGGCTTCCGCGAGCGGCGCCCGCTCCGGTGGGAGGCGCTGCGCCAGACCTTCCTCGGCACCAAGCTCGACGGCTATTTCGGCTGCATGAACGCCTGCCTCACCCACAATGTCGAGCCGCGCCTCGGGCAGATCGACATTCCGGTGCTGGTGGTGGCGGGCTCCGAGGATCCGACCACGCCGCCGGCCGACAACCGGCTGATCGCCTCCTGCATCCCCGGCGCGCGCTACGCGGAGATCGCGGGCGGCTATCACTTCCCGAACGTCGAATTCGACGGCGAATTCAACCGGATCATGCTGGACTGGCTGAAGGAACGGCGCGGCTGAGATCCTGCCGCGCAAGGGCCCGGACCCCGCGAGGGTCCGGGCCATTTCGTCAATGGAAGGTGCGGCCGTTGTCGATCGCCAGCGCGACGCCCGTGATGGCCGCGGCCTCGTCCGACATCAGGAACAGGATGCCCGCCGCGATCTCCTCGGGCTGGGCCAGACGGTTCATCGCATAGACCGCGGCCAGCGCCTTGCGGCCCGCCACATCGTCGGGCGCCACGCCCTGATCGGTCATCGGCGTCTCGGTGGCCCCCGGGCAGATGATGTTCACCCGCACCGCCGGGGCAAGTTCCTTGGCGATGCTCTTCGAGAACATCATCACCGCGGCCTTCGAGGCGGCATAGGCCGAGCCGGTCAGCGAGGGCAGCAGCGCCTGCGCCGAGGCGATGTTGACGATGGCGGCCTTCGGCTCCTTGCGCAGCCACGGCAGCGCCGCCTGACAGACGAGGAAGGTCCCCGTCAGGTTCACATCCACCACCCGGCGGAACTCCTCGACGCCGATATCGTCCACGGTCTTCATGGTCAGGATGCCCGCCGAATTGAGCAGCCCGTCGATGCCGCCGAGCGCCTCCGCCGCGCGGCCCACGACGGTTTCGACCGCCGCCTCGTCGGTCACGTCGAGCGCGAAGACATGGCCCCCCGTCTCGTCCGCCGTCACCTGCGCCGCCGCCTCGTCGCGGTCGATCAGCGCCAGCGTCGCCCCCTCGCGCGCGAACTGGCGCGCGGACTCGCGGCCGATGCCCGAGCCTGCTCCGGTGATGACGATCTTGCGGCCTGCCAGACGTCCGGTCATGATGAATCCTCCCTTTCTCCGCACCCTGCGGAGCCGGCCCGACTGTCGCGCGCAAGGCGGCCGGGATGCCAATACCTTCGGCTGGCCCGGCCGATGCCGCTGAGGTATTAGATGCTGCAGACTCGTCATTTCCGCTACTTTCTGGCCGTCGCGGAAGAGCTGAACTTCCACCGGGCGGCCGAGCGGCTGAACCTGTCGCAGCCCGCGCTCTGGCGGCAGATCCGCGATCTCGAGGCCGAGATGGGCACGCCGCTTCTCGAGCGCGAGCCGCGCGGCATCAGCCTCACCCGGGCGGGCGCGGCCTTCCTCGAAGACTGCCGCGACATTCTCGAGCGGGTCGAGAATGCCCGGCTCCGCGCGCGGCGCATTGCGCAAGGGGAGCTCGGCACGCTGCACATCGGCTTCAACGAGATCGCCGGCCGCCGCCCCGAGATGCCGCGCTTCCTGCAGGCCTTCCGCCGCGCCTTCCCCGAGGTGAGCCTCCAGCTCCATTTCCTCATGTCGCAGCTTCAGGTCGATGCGCTGCGCGGCGGCAGCCTCGATGCGGGCTTCCTCCTGCGCCCGCGGGGCGAGCGGACGGATTTCCAGACGCTGCGGATCGGCGAGGACGACTATGCCCTCGCCCTGCCGCGCGATCATCCGCTGACCCGGCGGGAGGGGATCCGGCTCACGGATCTGTCGGATCAGGCGCTGATCCTGCCCAACCCGCGCAACAATGCGGTGATCTACGACCGGCTGATGACGCGGCTGCGCGACGCGGGCGTGTCGGCGCGGATCGCGCAGTTCGCCGACAACGAGAACACGATCATGAATCTCGTCGATGCGGGCATGGGGCTGGCGTTCCTGAACCTGTCCTTCCGCCCGCCCGAGGCCAGCGGCGTGGTGCTCAGACCCTTGGCCGATCTGACCATGCCCGTCGATCTGGAGCTGGTCTGGCGCGGCGCGAATGCCAATCCCGCCCTGGCCCATCTGGTCGAGCTCGTCCGCGTGCAGGCCGAGGCGCCCGCCGCCTGAGCCGATGCCCGCAAGGTATCGTGGACGCGCCCAGACGGCATTTGCCGCAGCCCGCACTCCGGCGTCTCATGGGCTCGGAGGAGGTCCGCACGGGTTCGGGAGGAGCATCGGGGCGGGCTGCGCAACAGCAGAGAGAAGCCATGAACCAGCAGAACACGATTTCCGCAGCTCCTGCGGACACGATGGCCGAACGGGCCCGGGCCATCGCCCCCCTCGTGCGGGCCGAGGCGCAGGCCTCGGAAGAGCTCGGGACGATGACGCCCAAGGTGGTGCAGGCCATCAAGGAGGCGGGCCTCTTCTGGATGCTCCTCGAGCGCAAGGTGGGCGGCGCCCAGGCCGACATGGCCGATTGCATGCGCGCCTGGGAAGAGATCGCCGCCGCCGACGCCTCGGCCGGCTGGTCGCTGATGGCCAACTCGACAGGCACCGCCGTTCCTTACGCCTATTGCAGCGAGGAGGCGGTGGCCGAGATCTACGGCGGCCCCGAACTGCCGATCATGGCCGGGATGCTCGGGCCGGGCGGCTCGGCGAAGGAGACCGAGGGCGCGCTCCACGGCAGCGGCAAATATCGCTTCGGCAGCGGCTCGCTGCATGCGACCTGGATCGGCGCGGGCATGTTCGTGATGGACGAGGGCGGCATGCGCAAGCTGCCTGACGGCAGCCCCGTCGTGCGCGTCTGCTGGCGGCCGGCCTCGGAGGTCACGTTCGACAATGAATGGAACGTGCTCGGCCTGCGCGGCACGGGCAGCGTCGATTACACGCTGGAGGAAGCCACGATCCCCGCGGGCTTCCACCACGAGCGCGCGGTCCAGCGCGGCCTGCGCGACTGGCGGCTCTACGACATCGGCATCCCGGGCCTCGCCTGTGCGGGCCACACCGGGGTGGCGCTCGGCCTGATGCGCCGCGCGCTGGAAGAGATCACCCGCATCGCCTTCGGCAAGAAGCGCCCGGCCTATCAGACCGTGCTGGGCGACCAGCAGGTCTTCCGCCACGATTTCGCCTATCACGAGGCGAGCTATCACGCGGCGCGCGACTTCACCCTGCGCTTCTACGCCGAGATCCAGGAGTATCTGGAGGCGGGCGGCGAGCTCACGCCCGCCATGCGCGCGCGCTTCCGGCAGAACTGCATCTATGTCCACAAGGTCGCGGCCGAGGTTGTGCGCTTCTGCTACACGATGGGCGGCTCCGAGGCGCTGCGCGAGCCGAGCGATCTCGGGCGCTGCATGCGCGACATGTATGCCGCGACCCAGCATATCTTCGTCGATACGATCGCCATGCAGGACATCGCGGTGCCGATCCTCGCCGAATGGAGAGAGCAGGCCGCCGCGCAATGAGCGGCCCCTTCGACCTGACGGGTCGGGTCGCCGTCGTCACCGGGGCCGGTCGCGGCCTCGGCGCGGCGATGGCCGAGGCGCTGGCCGCCGCGGGCGCCACGGTCGTGCTCTCGGGGCGCGATCCGGGCCCGCTCGAACGCACCGCCGCGGCCATCCGCGCGGCGGGCGGCGCGGCCTCGGTCACGCTCTGCGACATAACGAAGCGCGCCGAGGTCGAGGCTCTGGTGGCGGAGACCGAAGCGCGTCACGGCCGCCTCGACGTGCTCGTGAACAATGCGGGCATCACCGGGCGCTCGGCGCTGACCGAGGTCGAGGATGCCGACTGGGATCTGATGCTCCGCACCCACATGACCGGCCCCTTCATGGCCTGCCGCGCGGCGCTGCCCGGCATGATGCGGCGCGGCGCGGGCAAGATCGTCAACACCGTCTCGGTGCTGGGAGAGCTCGGCCGGCCCTGGGTGGTGCCCTATGCGGCGGCCAAGGGCGGGCTGCGGATGCTGACGCGGGCCCTTGCCACCGAGGTGGCGGGCGCCAACATTCAGGTCAACGGCATCGGCCCGGGCTATTTCGAGACCGAGATGAATGCGGCCATCGTCCAGAACGAGGCGCTCCATGCCGAGCGCGTGGCCCGCGTGCCCGCCCGGCGCTGGGGCCGCCCTGTCGAACTCGGCGGAACCGCGGTCTATCTCGCCTCGGCGGCGTCCGATTACGTCAACGGGCAGATCATCTATGTCGACGGCGGCCTGACCGCCTCATTCTAGGAGAGACGCATGTCCGCGCCCGATCAGGCCCAGGAATTCCGCGAGGCGATGAGCCGGCTCGCCAGCGGCGTGAGCCTCGTCACCACCCGCAGCCTCGCAGGCGTGCCGCACGGGATGCTGGCCACCGCCGTGACCTCGGTCTCGGCTGCCCCGCCGATGCTTCTGGTCTGCATCAACCGCTCGGCCACGCTGCTGGCCGACCTGCTCGAGCGCGAGGCCTTCTGCGTGAACTTCCTCGGCGCGCATCATCAGGACCTCGCGGGGCGGTTTTTCTCGGCCGAGGGCCGCGCGCAGCGGTTTCAGACCGGGCCCTGGACGGAGCTTGCGACCGGCGTGCCGGTGCTCGGCGACAGTCTCGCCGCGCTCGACTGCCGGCTGGATCGCGCGGTCGAGGCTGGCACCCACAGCGTGCTCTTCGGCCGGGTCGAGGCGATCCGCCTGTCGCCCCCCGGCGAGGTGCAGCCGATGATCCACTACCTGCGCCAGTATCGCCGGCTGGAAAGCCCCGAGGCACAGCCCAGCGAAGCCGCCTCCTGATCCCTGTCCGCGCCGGCGAGGGCCAGAGCGCCGCGAAGCCCCACCCGGGCTTTCGCGGCCTCTGTCATCTGCTGATCCTGCCGCCTCGCCGAAGGCCCGCGGAGATCCGGCCCCGACTGCGGGATCCGGCGGCCCATCGGGCCGCCGGAGGCGCTTGGCTCAGTAGGCCACGCGCTTGTAGTAGCGCCGCGTGACCAGCGGGTGGTCGCGCATCACTTCGAGATGGGCGCTCAGACGCTCCATCAGCGTGGCCATCACGGCGGGCGAGATCATCGCGCGCAGCTCGGGCGAGAGCGTCTGCGGGCAGTAGTCGGCGGTCGAGATCACCGTCAGCCGGTCGGTATATTGCCGCGCGAACTGCGCCACGCGCTCGGCCAGCGGGTCGTAGGCATCCTCGCCGCGGAACAGCACGAGGCTCACCCCCGGCTCGATCAGTTCGAGCGGGCCGTGGAAGAAGTCCGACGCATGGACGGGCCGGGTGCGGATCCACTGCATCTCCTCGAGGATGCAGGTCGCGTAATAGAGCGCCTCGGGCCACATGTTCCCCGCGCCGGTGAACATGTGATAGTCGGCGCCCGCGATGAGGCGCGCATGATCCTCGGCCTTGGGTTCGAAGGCCTTCTTGGCCGCGACCAGCGCCGCGGGCACGGTCTGAAGCTCGGCCACCAGCGCATCGTAAGTGTCGATCTCGCCGCGGGCCTTCATGACCGACAGGGCGATGAGCAGCGACTGGAGGTAGAAGCTCTCGGACGAGGTGTCATCCTCGGCGAAGTTCACCAGCGCCGGGTTGCCGCCGAGGCCGAGCGGCGTGTCGGCATGGCCCACCAGCGTGATGATCTTGGCGCCCACTTCCTTCAGCTTCTCGAGCATGGCCACGCTCTCCTTCGTGGCGCCCGAGAGCGAGGGCATCACCACGATGGACTTGTCGGTGAGATTGGCCGAACCGGTCAGGATCAGCTCCGCCGGATAGTCCTTGAAGGTCGGGAAGCCCGAACGGCGGTGCAGCAGCTGGACGGCGGGCTCCATCAGATAGGCCACGCCCCCGGTCCCGAGGAAATAGAGGTTGGTCGCGCCCGCCGCGATGGCCGCGCCGATCTCGGCGTCGATCCGGGGCGCGAGCGCCACGGCGCCCGACTGGATGCGGAGGAAGCGGTCCTCGTTGAAATTCAGCATGTCTGATCCTCTTGGTTTCGCCCCGGAGGGCAGGTGTTCGGGGCCCGGCCGCGGGCTGCGGCAGGGGACAGGAAAGGGAAGGGGCGGCGCGGTCAGGCGGTGAGCTCTGCCACGCGGGAGGCCAGCCGCTCGGAGGCCGCCTCGAGCGCTGCCGACCGCCGGGTCCTCAGCCCGGCATCCGCGGCAAGGCGGGCCTCCATCTCGGCGAGAAGGGCCGAGACCACCTCGGGCGCGGTGCCGCCCGGCACGGTGCGCGCCCGCACCGCCTCGACCGGATCCATCCAGCGCCTGAGCCGCTCTTCGGGCAGATCGAAGCTGCGGCCGATCTCGGCTTCGGCCGCCTCGTTCAGCACCGCGACCGTCAGCTCCTCGGCGCCGCCGCCCGCGGCCAGCACC
The window above is part of the Cereibacter sphaeroides 2.4.1 genome. Proteins encoded here:
- a CDS encoding BKACE family enzyme; protein product: MAKPDPVIITCAVTGGIHTPSMSPHLPITPDEIVADALGAAEAGASILHLHARNPEDGRPDQTVEGFMRFLPRLKQATNAVINLTSGGSPHMKLEERVKPAAQLKPEVASLNMGSMNFGLFPLIERYPDLKYDWERTHFEATRDVVFRNTFKDIEYILTSCSANGTRFEFECYDISHLYNLAHFVDRGLVKPPFFVQSVFGILGGIGTHPEDVAHMKRTADRLFGSDYRWSVLGAGSAQLRIVAQAAAMGGNVRVGLEDSLWAGRGRLATSSAEQVRLARKIIEGLGLEVASPDEARRMLALKGGADVGF
- a CDS encoding ABC transporter substrate-binding protein, producing MKRRTVLKSFAGAAALLGMNATYLRAQSGPIRVGAAFALSGVGAPVGKQMLAGTEVAAMQINKAGGLLGREVELVIRDDKYNSSESVAVARELAGDGINLLLGGSQTVTALGLAPLAPELNMAVMIVAAAGMPVTHELFNPNIFRATANNYTQYSSLGRVLIEQNPDVRTWVSLAPDGDFGRDSALFFGKAVEKYAPGEKPTVLDTIYTQATATDFRTQINQLMSSDAEGLYIGIAASAQISFFQQARSVGLYDKFKAIGEVGNGDITGKAMGRNTHPNLWSVCHWIYNAEPFASNPVSKQLYEDYVTLKGDEMPSAQVAAGHRAAMAIFEGIRAAGSTETEAVLAAIEDVEFETVGGPVSFRKEDHQLVNTNYYSQMGPSREEPFFAFNKVVSIDAAEMIEPATPGKAFDISELPQ
- a CDS encoding branched-chain amino acid ABC transporter permease gives rise to the protein MSSQAVFVLFNGMAQGMAFFLVAAGLTWVFGILKILNLAHGAFFMLGAYIAYSVGGAWPASIWTFLAVALVAAAAVGVLGYLTDVLVLRRLRNVDYHYALIATFGLMLFCEGVAKAIWGTDYFAVMPPPEVDRAIVVGGSYISVYTLFVIGTGLVLYAALEIVMHRTWAGKIMRAVSNDPWMAGTVGINVPLVLMLSVVASFVLAGFAGGVLVPNQALSPHVGASFVLYAFMAVVIGGLGSIRGTFLACILLGIVESANATFMAQYGGIAIYILLAVALVWKPNGLFPAQGTT
- a CDS encoding branched-chain amino acid ABC transporter permease, with the translated sequence MSEASLASAEGRRSGTETRLGLLCLAVLVVLLFLAPGLVNPGILFVIGMTLIQAVFALSWNLLFGFTGLASFGHAGFFAIGAYFTGAALRYDFHLPFLAVLAVAGLLGALVALAIGVVALKRLTGIFLAVLTVALTEAMAKIIGFSPALGEQDGLGNIPRPVIEMGLFQIDLTHGDDYYRFLVVATVLIVAALWWVVHSRLGRTFRAIREDADRARFVGIDVARYRVISFMISGGTAALAGALSAPLTRIVTLDQVNWLASTQPILNSLLGGFTSFWGPIVGSAAFSTINYFTRGFPGLSEIMVGGILVVVILVAPTGILGLLGKLRRSALGKGGRK
- a CDS encoding ABC transporter ATP-binding protein codes for the protein MTGTPLLTATDLRVSYGAFHVIKGVSLSVNAGDALAIIGPNGAGKSTLFKALTGEISCRSGEVRFRGKDVTALPAHLRTAEGMGRTFQVSRVFLELTALANVIVALESRQRCKKRGQGRWWRAAPEPALVEEAGHLLSQLGIAHLRHEVAATISHGDRKRLELALALALDPLILMLDEPTAGMAPADRMHIVDLILSIRAEKGVAVIMTEHDMDVIFSISEQVMVLNYGEVIAAGTVDEVRNSQTVREVYLGKDMYHAEG
- a CDS encoding ABC transporter ATP-binding protein gives rise to the protein MLKVERLDAFYGQSHILHGIDLSVDEGRRTTVLGRNGAGKSTLLKSITNSGPKVEGSVSLQGRPLGSRAWFRRAKDGVAFVPEDRRIFTHITVEENIELGRFGATAARPVVPAAQIYEWFPMLGPLRARLGGQLSGGQQQMLAVARAVAARPRLLLLDEPTEGLAPVIVEDLAKIVARICDELGITLLLVEQNIWFGRQTTDRVYVLDTGSVVFSGSWAEFDRDETIRNRHLALA
- a CDS encoding SDR family NAD(P)-dependent oxidoreductase, coding for MTRFEGRTALVTGGANGIGRASAIAFAEQGARVGILDIEEGPLAETAEAIRAKGGRVVTVVTDMRDRAAVKAAIGQVEAELGPIDLLLNNVGQTARKNASEFLDSVPETWDFVVDLNLMVTFYVTWTVAKGMKERGFGRIVNISSDSTLVGERSIVDYVAAKSGVSGFTRGLARELAPFGITVNAVAPGVTNTRGPKQLPKEVYDAALAEIPLGHLAEPEDIANAITFLASQEARCITGQMLTVNGGRIFY
- a CDS encoding alpha/beta fold hydrolase codes for the protein MLHNTGSHWIYYDLIGAPDAPVVCMSHSLTSDHGMWAEQVPALLEAGFQVLRIDTRGHGGSSAPPGDYRIEELAGDVLSVLDALGFESGVHMIGLSMGGMIGQVIAADHPGRLASLMVCCSASKWMGDTELMKGRIRAVKESGTLESIVAANMERRYGPGFRERRPLRWEALRQTFLGTKLDGYFGCMNACLTHNVEPRLGQIDIPVLVVAGSEDPTTPPADNRLIASCIPGARYAEIAGGYHFPNVEFDGEFNRIMLDWLKERRG